In Desulfobulbaceae bacterium, a single genomic region encodes these proteins:
- a CDS encoding hemagglutinin repeat-containing protein, with product METTGDAAIESKTGTVEFNAAKNTSSSKGLAVEGSLSSDEMGSYSSAEVKANTSDESTEVAGTLKAGGNLSVKADKKVTFVGTDVEAGNEIDVQGKEGIDTLATTNTKQSLSGELSVDDTVGDPTSQGGSSTDFGVNLSGEDSVSHKGATFKSGGRNKDED from the coding sequence TTGGAAACAACCGGGGATGCAGCCATTGAATCAAAAACAGGTACTGTTGAATTTAATGCTGCAAAGAATACAAGTAGCTCCAAAGGTCTGGCGGTAGAGGGAAGTCTTTCTTCCGACGAGATGGGCTCCTATTCTTCGGCTGAGGTGAAAGCCAATACCAGTGATGAATCCACTGAAGTTGCAGGCACATTGAAGGCTGGAGGAAATTTAAGCGTTAAGGCTGATAAAAAAGTTACATTTGTTGGTACCGATGTTGAGGCCGGCAATGAGATAGATGTGCAAGGCAAAGAGGGTATCGATACCCTGGCGACCACCAACACAAAACAGAGTCTCTCCGGAGAACTCAGTGTTGATGATACCGTGGGCGATCCGACCAGTCAGGGGGGAAGCTCAACCGATTTTGGAGTGAATTTATCGGGTGAAGACAGTGTTAGC